Proteins encoded in a region of the Triplophysa rosa linkage group LG6, Trosa_1v2, whole genome shotgun sequence genome:
- the LOC130555324 gene encoding G2/M phase-specific E3 ubiquitin-protein ligase-like: MSTSVTPCTSLTPSTSGFYNTYTNIYAPVIIDSSSSDLEDVEKTQEKDCDGQDGPTAADIVSNLAHCLNRKSCNRFNMNRANVWDGADRGFRRSSFDPTCSMLVKFTDDVGLMEEALDTGGPTREFLTLLMDAIETRRVFEGKDNAKYLSFDCQAAEDNEYFHIGRMIAVSIVHGGPGLCCLSPNFFLYLIGKEKKTEATIEDIPDDEVKKALLETLCQIVAPSSHPEYDPASSNNLISMSVSPQVTTLYLTDRLNVLIKRSPVSQIVLSTESDGLESLPYVGRETEDAGRSSSPSQSSIYSRSMGLALH; this comes from the exons ATGTCCACCTCAGTGACTCCATGCACCTCACTGACTCCATCCACAAGTGGCTTCTACAA TACATATACCAATATCTATGCACCTGTCATTATTGACAGCAGTTCTTCAGATCTTGAAGATGTAGAGAAAACACAAGAGAAAGACTG TGATGGACAAGATGGGCCTACAGCTGCAGACATAGTATCAAATCTAGCACATTGTCTTAACAGAAAGTCCTGTAACAGATTTAACATGAACAGGGCCAATGTCTGGGATGGTGCTGATAGAGGTTTTAGGCGTTCCTCATTTGACCCCACCTGCAGCATGTTGGTGAAATTCACTGACGACGTTGGGCTGATGGAGGAGGCCCTGGATACTGGGGGGCCTACTCGAGAGTTTTTAACCCTGTTGATGGATGCCATCGAAACAAGGAGAGTTTTTGAAGGCAAAGACAATGCAAAATACCTCTCGTTTGACTGTCAAG CTGCAGAAGACAATGAATATTTTCACATTGGAAGAATGATTGCGGTGTCTATTGTCCATGGAGGTCCAGGGCTGTGTTGTCTTTCCCCAAACTTCTTCCTTTACCTCATtggtaaagaaaagaaaacagaggCAACAATTGAGGACATACCTGATGATGAAGTCAAGAAGGCCCTCCTTGAG ACATTGTGTCAGATCGTGGCCCCCAGTTCACATCCAGAGTATGATCCAGCTTCTTCCAACAACTTAATATCAATGTCAGTCTCACCTCAGGTTACCACCCTCTATCTAACGGACAGACTGAACGTCTTAATCAAGAGATCACCCGTTTCTCAGATCGTATTGTCAACAGAATCAGATGGACTGGAGTCGTTACCTTATGTGGGCAGA GAGACAGAAGATGCAGGTCGATCGTCATCGCCGTCCCAATCCAGTATATACTCCAGGTCAATGGGTCTGGCTCTCCACTAG